Below is a genomic region from Corallococcus caeni.
CGGCCTGGACAAGGTCGTGGACTGGAAGGGGAACCTCGGCTGGCTCACGGGCCACTTCTCCAAGTCGCCCCTGAAGGGCGTGGTGACGCCGATGCTGGCGGTCATCACGTTGATGGAGCTGGCGTCCGGGGCGCTGAGCGCGGTGGGCGCGGTGATGCTCCTGGTGAACGGCAACCCGTTCATCGCGTACCTGGGCGCGGTGCTGTCCGCGCTGTCGCTCTTGGCCCTCTTCTTCGGCCAGCGCATGGCGAAGGAGTACGCGGGCGCGGCGGTGCTGGTGCCGTACTTCGTGGTGACGCTCGCGGGCGTGTACCTGCTGCGCCTGGCGTGAGGCCGGCCCGCTAGAGCACCTTGCGTGAAGGCATGATGGCGTTGGCGGACAGCAGGCCCGCCGCCAGCGCCACCGCGACCATCAGCATGGAGAAGGCCGTGTCCACGCCGGCCACCACGTCGCGCTCCAGCAGGGACGCCAGGCTGCGGAAGCCCACGCTGCCCGGCACGAGCAGCATCAGGCCCGGCACCACGGTGGTGACGGCGGGCCGGTTGCGCAGCCGCGCCAGCGCGTTGCTCCCCACGCCCAGCAGCAGCGCGCCCGCGAAGGCGCCCAGCTGAGGCCCCAGGAGCAGCGCCCCCACCCGCGCGCCCATGAACGCGGCGGCGCCGGCCAGGGCAATCCACCCCCAGTCGCGCGGCCGGGCGCGGAAGAGCACCGCGATGGCGAAGCCGGCCACCACGAGCGCGACGACGGCCGTGCCCGGGGGCAGCACGGTGGGCAGGGGCGGCGTGGGCACGGGAGGCAGCACCGTGGCCACGCGGCTGCCCAGGGCCGCGCCGAAGCCCAGCTGGAGGAACACCAGCGCGGCGTGGGTGAGGCGCGACGTGCCGGAGATGAGGTTGCGCGTGGCCACCTCGTTGACGGCGATGGTGAGCGTGAGGCCGGGCAGGAGGACGATGAGGCCCGCGAGCGTGGCCACCTCGCCGTGCAGGGGGCCGAAGAAGTGGGCCGCGATGCCCGCGAACGCGGCGGACAGCACGGCCGCCACGGGCTCCAGCACCCGCGCGTTGGTGGGCTGCTTGCGCGTCACCAGGTCCAGGGCGCCAATGGCCAGGCTGCTGAAGGCCGCGACGCCCATCTCCTTCCAGCCGCCGCCGAACAGCAGCGCCGCGGAGGCGCCCGCCAGCGTCCAGCAGAGCAGCTGCAGGACGGGGCCGTAGCGCGGCGGCCGGGCGAGGATGTCCTCCACGCGGGTGGCGCCCTCCGTGGGCGTGAGGCGCCCCTGGATGACGTCGTCCGCGAGCATGTCCAGGAGGATGAGGCGCTCCAGGTCGAAGTCGCCGGGCTCCACGCGGATGAGGCTGGTGCGCAGATCCTCGGGCGGGCCGAAGGACGCGAAGATGGAGGTGGGCGTGGAGAAGAAGCGGGCCTCCAGGCCCAGCCGCTCGCTCACCCGCTGCATCAGCCCCTCCAGGCGGTGGGCGGGCGTGCCGTGGCGGTGCAGGGCGTGGCCCAGGCGCAGCACGAAGGCCACCGCGGGGCCGGGGGGCGGGGGCGCGAGCGCGGCGGCGAACTCGGGCGGCACATCAGCGGTTTCGGAGGGGCGCGTGGACACGGCGGGCGCGCACATGCTCAGAGCCGCACGGGGGAGTCAAACAGCGTGGGGCCGCGCTGGAAGCCCTCCTGCTCGCTCCAATGTGCGCGGTGCTCGGGGAATCCCCGGGCGTGACACATCTGATACAGCGGGTGGAACACGGGAGGACGCATGGCGCGCAAGCAACGGACGCCGCGGTGGCTGGAGGCGGCGAGGCGCAGGGGACCGGAGACCCCGGCGGGCCCGGGCGCGGACTGGCTGGCGCGAGCCCTGGGCCGGGCAGGCGTGCTGCCCCGGGCCGAAGCCGAGCAGGCGATCCGCGACGGCCGCGTGGAGGTGGACGGCCGGGTGGAGCGGGAACCGTTCGCGCCGGTGGGGGAGGGGACGCGGGTGCGCGTGGACGGCGTGGAGCGCGCGCTGACGCGCCAGGTGCACGTGTTGATGTTCCACAAGCCCGCGGGACCGGTGGTGCACGGCTCGGATCCGGAGGGCGTGGGCACCGTCTTCGAAAGGCTGCGCGCGGTGCTGCCCCCGGAGCTTCAGGGCTTCGAGTGGTACGCGGTGGGCCGGTTGGACCGGGACACCACGGGGCTGCTGCTCTTCACCAACGACGAACGGCTGGTGCGGCACGCGACGGCACCGGAGACGCATCTGCCCAAGCGGTACGTGGCGCGCGTGGAGGGACAGCCCGCGGAGGCGGCGCTCTCGCGGCTGCGAGAGGGATTGACGCTGGAGGACGGCCCCACGCGTCCGGCGGAGGCGGTGCTCCGCGCGCCTGACGTGGTGGAGCTCACGCTCACGGAAGGACGGCACCACCAGGTGAAGCGGATGCTCGCGGCGGTGGGGCACCCGGTGCTCACGCTGCACCGTGAAGCGGTGGGGCGCGTGATGCTGGAGGTGGCGGAGGGGGCCTTCCGTGCGCTCACGGGCGCGGAGGTGGAGGAGGGGCTGGGATTCCAGCCCGGCGCGGACTAGCGGCCGAGGTTCTTGATCATCTCTCGTGCCCTCGCGGGGTTCGACATGTTCCTGGGGGACATCAGCATGTACCGCTCATGGGCGCGCCGGGCCTTGGCCTTGTTGCCGGTGAGGGTGTAGGCGGTCTCCAATCCCAGCCAGGCCTTCCGGTTGGTGGGAAGGCTCCGCGTGACGTCCTCCAGGAGCTTCACGGCCTGCTTGCGGTCGGCCGGGGTGCCGGGCTTGAGCTTGATGAGCGTCAGGCCCAGCTCGAGCTTGGTATCCAGCGAGGCCGGCTTCATGGCCAGCGCGTTCCGGTACGCGGCGGCGGCCTCCGGGAACTTCTCGTCCCGGAAGGCCGTGCGGCCGGCGTCCAGCATGTCGGCGAAGGTCTCCGGCTTCACGACCCGGCCTGACGCCGAAGAGAGGGCATGCGCGTCGTCCAGGATGCGCACCACCTTCGAGCGGCTGGGGTGCGTGCCGGGGGCGTACTCCAGGAAGCGCTGGTAATGCGTCACGCTGCTGCGGCTGTCATTGAGCCGCGCGTACAGCGCCCCGAGCAGGAGCTGGCATTCCCCATCACGGGGGAACCGTGTCTCGCATTGATGCGCCAGGTCCACGGCCTCCTGGAGGCCTCCCTGCTGCATCCGTTCCTGGATGCGGTCCTGGTAGTCGGCGAGGGACAAGGCGGCCTCCGCAGCAGGGGCCGCGAGCGGGGCGGCGGGCGCGGGCGCGGGCGCGGGCGCGGCTGGCGGCTGCCGTGCTTCGTCGGGACGGGATGCGAGCGCGGCGGGCGGACGCTCGATGGGGCGCGAGGCGCCCGGGTGCTCGGGAGGCACTTCCGTGGAGGTGAGGAGCCAGAGACAGCTGGCCCCGATGGTGGCGAGGCCGGCGACGCCCAGGCCCAGCATCCACTTCTTCGACGCCGCCGTGGGCACGACGGCGGCAGGGGCGCCCTCCTCCTCCGCCACGGCGAGGCCGGATTCGGAGAGAGGGATCCTGCCGGTATGGAGCAGCGGCCTGGGGCGCGCGGGCTT
It encodes:
- a CDS encoding DoxX family protein, with the translated sequence MPPFDSARFTLWVPQLLCAVFLAILFLQSGLDKVVDWKGNLGWLTGHFSKSPLKGVVTPMLAVITLMELASGALSAVGAVMLLVNGNPFIAYLGAVLSALSLLALFFGQRMAKEYAGAAVLVPYFVVTLAGVYLLRLA
- a CDS encoding threonine/serine ThrE exporter family protein; this encodes MCAPAVSTRPSETADVPPEFAAALAPPPPGPAVAFVLRLGHALHRHGTPAHRLEGLMQRVSERLGLEARFFSTPTSIFASFGPPEDLRTSLIRVEPGDFDLERLILLDMLADDVIQGRLTPTEGATRVEDILARPPRYGPVLQLLCWTLAGASAALLFGGGWKEMGVAAFSSLAIGALDLVTRKQPTNARVLEPVAAVLSAAFAGIAAHFFGPLHGEVATLAGLIVLLPGLTLTIAVNEVATRNLISGTSRLTHAALVFLQLGFGAALGSRVATVLPPVPTPPLPTVLPPGTAVVALVVAGFAIAVLFRARPRDWGWIALAGAAAFMGARVGALLLGPQLGAFAGALLLGVGSNALARLRNRPAVTTVVPGLMLLVPGSVGFRSLASLLERDVVAGVDTAFSMLMVAVALAAGLLSANAIMPSRKVL
- a CDS encoding pseudouridine synthase encodes the protein MARKQRTPRWLEAARRRGPETPAGPGADWLARALGRAGVLPRAEAEQAIRDGRVEVDGRVEREPFAPVGEGTRVRVDGVERALTRQVHVLMFHKPAGPVVHGSDPEGVGTVFERLRAVLPPELQGFEWYAVGRLDRDTTGLLLFTNDERLVRHATAPETHLPKRYVARVEGQPAEAALSRLREGLTLEDGPTRPAEAVLRAPDVVELTLTEGRHHQVKRMLAAVGHPVLTLHREAVGRVMLEVAEGAFRALTGAEVEEGLGFQPGAD
- a CDS encoding serine/threonine protein kinase translates to MGLQAGEAFGRYELVSWLGQGGMAETWRAQLVGDAGVTKPVLIKKVLPEYANDEAFISMFISEARISATLSHGNVAQVFDFGRVDGGYFLAMEFVDGQPLHRVLKRAMKSGMGALPVPIAVFIAMEMCRGLHYAHTRTDDRGQPLGIVHRDISPDNVLVSYEGQVKIVDFGIAKAQLLRDLKTEPGVVKGKYLFFSPEQARGEDVDARTDVWATGVVLYELLSGRLPLDGPPQAVMLRLARGELPPLSASLPEALQRIVLKALHPERSLRFESSHAFAEALAGFLYANHPGVSSLSLAHLLRMLFREDLLSYGRELSIPDSFPEELASWGGQAPALAKKPARPRPLLHTGRIPLSESGLAVAEEEGAPAAVVPTAASKKWMLGLGVAGLATIGASCLWLLTSTEVPPEHPGASRPIERPPAALASRPDEARQPPAAPAPAPAPAAPLAAPAAEAALSLADYQDRIQERMQQGGLQEAVDLAHQCETRFPRDGECQLLLGALYARLNDSRSSVTHYQRFLEYAPGTHPSRSKVVRILDDAHALSSASGRVVKPETFADMLDAGRTAFRDEKFPEAAAAYRNALAMKPASLDTKLELGLTLIKLKPGTPADRKQAVKLLEDVTRSLPTNRKAWLGLETAYTLTGNKAKARRAHERYMLMSPRNMSNPARAREMIKNLGR